A region from the Desulfitobacterium dehalogenans ATCC 51507 genome encodes:
- a CDS encoding NUDIX hydrolase, translated as MELLAKPGVGGIIEHTLNEVHYILLQERYKDDAPLESGMIEIPAGKIREFENIFDCLRREIFEETGLEVTEIEGEHESIIIEMNGYKVVTYTPFACSQNIKGDYPIMVETFICRVQGNIITQSNETKNVRWVSLETLKEMMLKHEGCFYPMHITTLKRYIIYRESRR; from the coding sequence ATGGAGTTATTGGCTAAACCAGGTGTTGGTGGAATCATTGAGCACACTTTGAATGAAGTTCATTATATTTTACTTCAAGAGCGATATAAAGATGATGCCCCATTAGAATCAGGCATGATAGAAATCCCGGCTGGCAAGATTCGCGAATTCGAAAATATCTTTGATTGCTTAAGACGTGAAATATTTGAAGAGACCGGCCTTGAGGTAACGGAAATTGAAGGGGAACATGAATCAATTATCATAGAAATGAATGGCTATAAAGTAGTGACCTATACACCTTTTGCGTGTTCTCAAAATATTAAGGGTGATTACCCGATAATGGTAGAGACATTTATATGCAGAGTGCAAGGAAATATTATTACTCAAAGTAATGAAACAAAGAATGTTCGCTGGGTTTCGCTTGAAACTTTGAAAGAAATGATGTTGAAACACGAGGGCTGTTTTTATCCTATGCATATAACAACTTTAAAGAGATACATAATTTACAGGGAATCGCGGAGATAG